In Lolium rigidum isolate FL_2022 chromosome 7, APGP_CSIRO_Lrig_0.1, whole genome shotgun sequence, the DNA window GGAAAAGAATAGGGATAGTACAATGTTTTGCTACAAATGCATTACAAGTTCCAGCATGCGCTCGAAGTAGATCAGTCTTTCGAGGTTGCAGCCGCAGCTCAGGATGGAGCGTCATCGGTGAACCATGGATGTCTGAGTGCGGCGCTTGCCGATAGCCTGTTGTCGATGTTGCAGGAGAGGAGCTTCCTCAACACGTGGAAGCCTTGTCGAGACAGGCAGCCCTCGGGAAAGAGCTTTCGCAGCCTGTTGCAGCTACGGATGTCTCGCGGCAACTTCACCAGCTTTCCGGCGAGCGGCAGCGACTTGTACGCCGGCCATGTGCTGTATCCCGGCAGACCGAGGACGTCGAAGATCTGGCATAGCTGGTCCCCGTCGTCGTCCCCGTCGAACAGCGGCTTGCCAGCGAGGAGCTCGGCCATGACGCAGCCGAGCGACCACATGTCCACCTTCGTGTCGTAGTCGGGCTTCCCCAGGATCACCTCGGGCGCCATGTATCGGAGCGTGCCGCACCTCCCGTACGGCGGGGTCTCGGAGGTGGACATGGCCAGACCGAGGTCGCAGATCTTGACGCCGCCTTCCCCGATGACGATGTTCCGCAGCTTGATGTCGCGGTGCACGATGCGGCGCGAGTGCATGTGCTCGGCCCCGTGCAGGAGCTCCCGCATGACGCAGCGCACCTCGGCCTCCGGGAACGGGCTGCCGCCGCGCTGCTCATGAAGAACGTGGTGGAGGCTGGGGCCGACGTACTCCATCACGAGGGAGAGCTCGTTGGTGGCGGGGTCGCAGGAGAGCTCCCGGAGGTTGACGAGGGATCGGTGTCCGCGACATGCCGCGAGGAACGCGACCTCCCGCAACATATCGCGAGCGTCGGCGGCGTGTTTCTTTGTGACGGCCGGATGGAGAGCCTTGACGGCGACTATCTCGCCAGTGGCTCGGTGGCGCGCCATGACGACGAGGCCGAAGCCGCCCTCGCCGAGCACGCCCGTCTCCTCATATTCGTCGGAGCAGCAGATGCGGCTTCTCTTGCAGCTTCTTGGCGCTGGGGTGGAGCTGGACTGCGGGTCAGCCAAGGAGTCGACGACGCATGCAGCGGCGGCAACTCGTTTGACGGCCATCTAGGTCAGAGAACTGGAGAATCTAGAAGAGGGGAGATCAGGAACGGAAGGATGGTGGGAAGGGATCACGGACAGTCCAAAATGGCGTGCGTATATATATTGAGATTTGAGAGGATGCGAGTTCGAGTAGTTCTTGGAGTCGGAGAAGCGTCGCATGGCGCGCGAGGCAAGTAGAGAGGCATTCGCGTACTTGGATTCGAAATCCTGCTAATCAATTTTGGAAAGCAATGCGGTGTTTCTCTAGCCCAAGTAGGATTAGCCTACCATAAGATCAGAACAAGTACATTTTGAGACGGAACTTTTTtttgctttattactcaaaaaagtTTAatcattacacccagcctctgcataaatgagatgcacacagccgttcaaagtATCAAAAGTATCAAACACAGTGCTCATAGACGAATAAAAGATAAAACAGTAAATAATCCCGGCCAGGGACGGATCCGGGAATGAAGTATAAGGGGAGCAAACTAGTATGAGGGGAaactagctaaaatcacacaaataagGAGCTGACATGGCTTGCGTTCAAGGAAAATCATGAGCCCCCCACCTCCTCCCCCCTCGCCCCCCTTGTCTCCGTTCCTGATCCCGGCACATCCTAGTTAGCCTCAAGACCCCTATTATGCTACCACCCATGTTAGGAAATAAACTCCTTCACTGTGTAGACACCTTCGTACagaggtcgcgatcctccaaacgCTTTCAAACGGAACCTAGAAGTGTGACGCTAATGTGGTCATATGCTTGCTACTTAAATCTCAAAAATATTCGCTTCCTACTTCCTCCACTTCTCTAAAATAAGTgtcataatttttttaatatgtaAGTGTCACGATTTTTTTAGATACGAATGTATCtacgcactaaaatttgtctacaCAAAGTTGTTACACTTATTTTGGAACGGGGATAAACTTTGCTAGGCAGTCCAAGAAAAAAGAGTATTGCATCCATTCAGTAATGTGGTATGTTTCGAAAAGCTTGGACCTCACAAGAGTAGTTGAATATAACCACCcgaatccttttttttttttgcgagaaagcaCTGATTGTATTAACCAACGGTTCTTACAGAATGGTCCAGAGCAAAGATATAAATTACAACTAGGAAGTACCCTATCATTAGGGGGTGAGCAATGTAAACACCTGGCCAACCTTGACAACTTTACTATTGACATCCTTCAATCATATCTGCTGCAGCTAATGTTAATCTTGACAGTGATTGTCCTCAGGAACGTACCCAAGATGAAGTTGCAAAAGACCAAACGAGATAATTATCACTACAGTAAAAGCCTCATATTTAAAACCGCAAATAGTGTAACTCTAAAAGTTGGATCTAAACTACCATAGAGATGTAGAAGCTATCACTTTGTAAATATATCACAAGGTACTATATACCAATCTTTGAACACAATGTGAGATATTTTAATCATCCGCAGTAAAACAATGAAGAACAATAAACAATATTGAACAACTAGCTAGTGCCAAAACAATGAACATCGATGAGAAACTGCCTAATGCAAATCACACACAATGCAAGAGATGATTTCATAGTGCAAGGAAAAATGCACAACCAATGCGCTTGTACATAGAACAATGTACTATAAGCCATCCCTTGAACTAAATGGTGCCACGTATAAATCATTGGTTGATTCAAAATGGTAAGCAGTAAGCCTCCAAGTAAAACCACACACCACTCAAGAGATGATACCTTAGTACCATGGATGAGCACATAAAAAAGTTGTGCTACTACCTCATATAAGCAATGTATGTGGGAAGACCAATCATAATTGGCATGCACTTCATGTAACCAAATGAGGCtcttccacacacacacacacatgaacCAACATATCACCAGCCATATGAAGAATGTAAAGCATAAACACCAACTTTCTCCCAAATTTGTAGTAGATGCAACCCTAAGCAATCAAATCGAACCACTAGACAATAAAGATTGACGGAATCAGCAAATCAGATCGCAATCGAACTATTACACTCAAGCTCAAACTCTAAACAATAAAGATTGAACAAATCATGAGATCAAACCATAAGACTACTGTTAGAAGTGCATATCTAGAACCCCTCTACTAACTTTCGAGCTGCAGATCTACCGTCCCATATGGCTGGAAAGGTTAGAAGTAGGGCTTACAAAAATTGCTGAGTGGATGAAGCAATTTCATACGGTGGGAGATGGAGGTGATGCAACGCTTCTGGACCGTCGCATCAGCGGTGGGGTCATCGTCCAAATCTTCGTGTAATCAATGGTCACATCGGTGCTAACGGTCAATAGTAGAGAAACCGCCGAGAAAGATGAGAGAGGAGATTAAGCAGGAAGAAAAAAAATTGGTCTGTTCACAAAGGGAGGGTGTCTCCCGCTCTTCCACGCGCGTGCACCCGCATCGCTCCTTTGTGCTCAATGGGACATGGCTTCACAGAAATGGCCGAATTAGCAGTTCCTATTGGGCCTAACTTGGGGCTACTTTTTAGTTCACACAGGGATCCAATCAACTAATATTTGCATCTCCATGCCTGATGTGGCTTCCTGCGACTTACCAATCACGCGCTTGCATATTGGCAACCTGCATAGACGAAGCGGTGGACGAGCGTCCAAGCTAAACCTCCAGCACTCACTGCTCAGATCATGTTACCCTGTAGACGTTCGATGATTCGACTTTGTGGGTGTGAGCTGCTAAGATCTCCGTGTGTACGCTCTGTATCAGCGATTCTGGGACCAGAACCAAGTTTTCAAAGCATCAAGCGGCACTAGGCTACCTACCCAACCTACCAAACGCACTGGCATCAGGTCTTCGTTCATGTCGGCAGCTTCTCCAGCCATCCCTTGCCGTACGTGCCAACTGAACCTCACAACGTCAAGAATCTTGATATCAAAACCTAGCAGCAATAGGATGTCTAAGCTAGATGCAAAGGTTATCAGTGTTTCCTCATTTCAGTATTTCAGATACAAAGGGAACAGAGTAATGAATGGAAACGGTACATTAGTGTATAGAATATCTGCAATTCAGCTCAGAAAGGGCGTATACACCAAACTTGGGTGTAGCATGGAAAACCAAAATGGAGGTATGAACAATCATGGTCACCAGGGGAGACTAACACAATTTTTAGTACATTACATTAAAGTAAACACGCATAACAGGAAATATGCAACTCAATGGAACCATACCAGTATACAGAACATAGAGCCAATCATTAACAAGCGAACTACTTATTAACCAGCTAATTAATAgtcatcgccatcgtcaccatcatcatCCGCGCCTTCAGCGCCAACTTCTTCGTAGTCCTTCTCAAGAGCAGCCAAATCCTCACGGGCTTCTGAGAACTCACCTTCTTCCATACCCTCACCGACATACCAGTGCACGAATGCACGCTTGGCGTACATCAAGTCGAACTTGTGGTCGATGCGCGCGAATACCTCAGCAACAGCAGTGTTGTTGCTGATCATGCACACGGCCCGCTGAACCTTTGCCAGGTCGCCTCCCGGGACAACAGAAGGTGGCTGGTAGTTGATACCACACTTGAATCCGGTAGGGCACCTTTGTAGTGGTAGTATAAATAGGTTAGTTAGGCAATCAAGTGTCAGCTATTAAGTGgataactgcttgtgataaaacaaaTAAAGCATAACTAATATCACGATGAAGACAGCTTACCAGTCGACGAACTGGacagttctcttggttttgatgGTTGCAACTGCAGCATTGACGTCCTTGGGGACAACATCACCACGGTACATCAAGCAACAAGCCATATATTTCCCATGCCTAGGGTCACACTTGGCCATCATGCTTGAGGGCTCAAATACAGCATTGGTAATTTCAGGCACAGAGAGCTGCTCATGGTAAGCCTTCTCAGCAGAGATAACAGGGGCATACGACGAAAGCATGAAATGGATACGTGGGTATGGGACAAGGTTGGTCTGGAACTCAGTGACATCGACATTGATGGCACCATCAAACCTCAGGGAGGTGGTAAGTGAAGATATGATCTGTGATATCAGCCTGTTCAAGTTGGTGTAAGTTGGCCTCTCAATGTCAAGGGACCTCCGGCATATGTCATAGATAGCTTCGTTATCTAAGAGGACCGCAACGTCGGTGTGCTCAAGCAAAGAGTGAGTGGAGAGGACACTGTTGTATGGCTCTACAACGGCTGTGGAGACCTGAAATACAGAGTGGCATAAGATATTAAGACCAAAGGATAATGACAGGCTGAACTGAAAATAATGTAACAACTAATAACATATCTACCCATATTGTCCCCACAACAGCTAAGATGCAGATAACCTACTCACATTAACAACCTGACTGCTCCACAATCAAATGGACAGACATGTATAGTGCTAACAGGATAATTGTTGGTTCATGTGAAGCATATGGTTTACATAATCCATATAAAATCACGGTCCTTAAGTAGATTAATTCTACACCAGCATTAGCATTTTACCGGTTGACATATTCTACTAAAAATACCCAGAAATGATTGAAGAATTAGCTtcatgcattctctacatatttgGTGGATATCAATACTGAAGACAACATCCTCTAAGAACACAAAACTAGACCAGACTGAATAATACACTCAAATTTCCCGAAATCTTAGACATGACACTGGTGAATGAATAAGTCATACCTGCGGGGAAGGGTAAATGGTGAAACCGAGCTTAGATTTCTTTCCATAATCAACTGAGAGGCGCTCCAACAAGAGAGAACCCAGTCCTGATCCAGTTCCACCACCGACAGCATTGAACACCAAGAATCCCTGCAGCCCGGTACAATTGTCTGCCAACTTGCGTACACGATCCAGACATAGATCTACGATCTCCTTTCCAACTGCATTCACCAGATATAATCAGAATTGGGTACATCCATACTGCaatagactttttttttttttcgagaaaacgcaaaaagcctttgcgtttcatttcattgaaaagaagaaggagaacAAGGTTTTTTTAGGAGTTACAGCCCAGGCATAAAAAGGACATCAAAAGATTAATGTACATCCCAGGTGTTCGGCAGGATGGCGCGCAGGCCTAGTGCGCCGGCCCTGGCCCATAGGCTGGCCTCGTCCCGTATCTTGGCGGTGACGTCGTTGATGGATGGTGTCGCGCCGTTGAAGACGCAGTCGTTCCGCTGCTTCCAAACCATCCAGGGAATGAGCAGCGACATCGAGGCCAGTCCTCTGCGCATGGCTTTGGGCGTCGCCTGCTTGGCTTGGCTCCACCAGGAGATGAGTGTGTCGTCGCGGTCAGGTGGCCTGCAGGTAGCGCGTAGCCAGGCAAGGATGTCGAACCAGACCTTCCTGGAGAAGCCGCAGCCGATCATGAGATGCTGCATCGTCTCCATGTCTTGGTCGCAAAGCAAGCAGCGAGCATGGTGCGGTAAACCACGGCGCTGCAAGCGCTCGGCCGTCCAGCATCGGTCGAGATGCGCCAACCAGTGGAAGAGCTTGATGTTATGGGGCGCCCATGTCTTCCAGGTTAGCCGCCAGGCATCACAGCGCACGGATCCATGGAAGGTGGCCTTGTAGCAGGAGCTAGCAGAGTAGACGCCGTTGTTAGTCCATTTCCAGACCATGGAGTCTGCCTGATCAGAGAGCTGGGTTTGCTCAATCCTTCGCCAGAGCAACAGATATTCTCCAATTTCCTCGATGCCCAGGACACCGTGGATGTCGCGAACCCAGGAGCGGTCGTGCAGGCCCTgagcgacggtggtggagcgacgCCGGCGTTTGGGGATGCAGGCATATAGGTGCGGCACCAACTCGCGTGTGGACTTGCCGTCGATCCAGCGGTCCTCCCAAAATCTCGCTGTGCGTCCATCGCCGAGGCTCATGGTGGTggaggcgaagaagagggcctgtTCCTCAGCGGAGAACTGGAGGTCAAGTCCTTGCCAGGCCCTAGTCGCGTCGGTTCGGCTGAACCAGAGCCAACGGAGACGCAGCGCAAGGCCAGACTTGGTCAAGTTCTGGACGCCGAGGCCTCCATACTCGAGAGGCCGGCAAACCCGGCTCCAATTGACGTGGCAACTtccgccgttggcatccttgcgacCCACCCAGAGGAATCCTCTCTGGATcttctcgatgagcttgagcgtcTTTATGGGCGGCGCGTAGACGAGCAGCTGGTGCAGCGGGATGGCGCCGAGGACGGATTTGACAAGCTTGAGCCTGCCAGCTTTGTCCATCAGGTGGGCCTTCCAAGTGGGGAGTTTGGCGGCGATGCGATCAACCAGGGGCTGCAGCTGGGCATAGGTAGGGCGTCTGATCGTTAGCGGAATGCCCAGGTAGGTCATGGGCATTGTCACGATGGGACAGCCAAGGCCGGCGGTGACGATCGCCGCGTCAGTTTCCTCGCCATGGATAAGCGCAGCGGCGCTTTTGTTGTAGTTGACCTGCAGGCCGGAGGCACGCCCGAACAGCAGCAGGATTTCCCTGacggcggcggtgtcggcgtgggTCGGGTGGCAGAAGAGCACGACGTCGTCGGCGTAGAGGGATATCTCGGGGACGCGCCGGCGAGGGTGGAGCTCCTGTAGGATGCCCAAGGCAGTGGCGCGCCTGATCAGACGCCCAAGCACGTCGACGGCGAGCACGAACAGCTGCGGGGAGAGCGGGTCTccctgccgtagccctcggcggTGCCAAATTGGCGGTCCTGGCTCGCCGTTGATCAACACTCTCGTGCTAGCTGAGCTGAGCAACAGGGCTAGCCAGTCGAGGAACTTGTCGGGGAAGCCGTACCGGCGCAAAACCTCGAAGAGGAAGGGCCATGAGAGGGAATCGAAGGCGCGGGCGAGGTCGAGCTTGAGCAGCACTCTTGGCGCTCGTAGCTGGTGGAGGAGGCGTGCCGATTGTCGTGTCAGGACAAAATTGTCGTGCAGGCTGCGTCCGGGGATGAAGGCGTTCTGGTTCTTGCTGACCAGGGCGTCGAGCTTGGGGGCGAGGCGGAGCGAGAGCGTCTTGGCGACGAGCTTGGCGACGAGGTGGATCAGGCTGATGGGCCTATAGTCGCCCATGGTTGCCGCGTCGGGCTTCTTGGGCAGCAGGGTCAGGAGCGCTTGGTTGAGGCGATGGAAGCCGCGGCCACGGAGGGCGTGTATCTGCGCAAAGGCTTCAACCATGTCGTCCTTAACAGTACTCCAGCAAGCGCGCAAGAATTCCGCGGTGAAGCCGTCGGGCCCTGGTGCTTTCCGCGCGGGGAGACGCTTGATCGCGTTCCAGATCTCAGCTTCCGTGAAAGGGGCGCCCAGGTCTTGCAGATCCTCCGAGGGCGCGATCAGCTCCTGCAGGTCAAGGGAGATGTCTCTCGTGCTGTCCGTGCCAAGCAGGGCATCGAAGTGCGCGAACGCAGCCTCGGCCATGTCCTTGTGGTCGGTGAGAAACTGGCCGTCAGCGAGGACGCTGTGGATACGGTTCTTCTGCCGGCGGAAGGAGCAGTGCTGGTGGAAGAAGGCGGAGTTGGCGTCGCCGTCCTTGAGCATGGCGAGGCGCGATCGCTGCCTGGCGATGGTGCGATCAAGGGATGCCAGTCCAAGGTAAGTGACCTTGAGCGTTTGGTGCAGCCACCTCTCAAGAGGTGAGAGGAGgcgatcctcctgggccttgtcGAATTTGCCGATCACCTCCCGGCAGATGGCCATCCTTTGCCGCACACTGCCGACGGTGCGGGCGCTCCAGCTGGTGAGCGCCTTGGCAGTGGCTTGCAGGCGCAGCCAGAGGCGC includes these proteins:
- the LOC124672738 gene encoding putative cyclin-dependent kinase F-2, coding for MAVKRVAAAACVVDSLADPQSSSTPAPRSCKRSRICCSDEYEETGVLGEGGFGLVVMARHRATGEIVAVKALHPAVTKKHAADARDMLREVAFLAACRGHRSLVNLRELSCDPATNELSLVMEYVGPSLHHVLHEQRGGSPFPEAEVRCVMRELLHGAEHMHSRRIVHRDIKLRNIVIGEGGVKICDLGLAMSTSETPPYGRCGTLRYMAPEVILGKPDYDTKVDMWSLGCVMAELLAGKPLFDGDDDGDQLCQIFDVLGLPGYSTWPAYKSLPLAGKLVKLPRDIRSCNRLRKLFPEGCLSRQGFHVLRKLLSCNIDNRLSASAALRHPWFTDDAPS
- the LOC124679189 gene encoding tubulin alpha-1 chain; amino-acid sequence: MREIISIHIGQAGIQVGNACWELYCLEHGIQQDGTMPSDTTVGVAHDAFNTFFSETGAGKHVPRAIFVDLEPTVIDEVRTGAYRQLFHPEQLISGKEDAANNFARGHYTVGKEIVDLCLDRVRKLADNCTGLQGFLVFNAVGGGTGSGLGSLLLERLSVDYGKKSKLGFTIYPSPQVSTAVVEPYNSVLSTHSLLEHTDVAVLLDNEAIYDICRRSLDIERPTYTNLNRLISQIISSLTTSLRFDGAINVDVTEFQTNLVPYPRIHFMLSSYAPVISAEKAYHEQLSVPEITNAVFEPSSMMAKCDPRHGKYMACCLMYRGDVVPKDVNAAVATIKTKRTVQFVDWCPTGFKCGINYQPPSVVPGGDLAKVQRAVCMISNNTAVAEVFARIDHKFDLMYAKRAFVHWYVGEGMEEGEFSEAREDLAALEKDYEEVGAEGADDDGDDGDDY